Proteins from one Periplaneta americana isolate PAMFEO1 chromosome 6, P.americana_PAMFEO1_priV1, whole genome shotgun sequence genomic window:
- the LOC138701579 gene encoding HIG1 domain family member 1A, mitochondrial-like gives MPKEFEGSSNMVTESAALPTFSEESHSSRLARKTKEAPLFPIGIAGLTLACLYGIYKYKHRGNMSTSVFLMQLRVGAQGTVVACLTAGIGYSLLKQYVFKSDDDTIKKD, from the exons ATGCCAAAAgag TTTGAGGGTTCCAGTAACATGGTTACAGAGTCAGCAGCCCTACCGACTTTCTCAGAGGAATCCCATTCCTCAAGATTAGCAAGGAAGACTAAAGAAGCCCCACTTTTTCCAATAG GAATTGCAGGACTGACGCTGGCCTGCTTGTATGGGATATACAAGTACAAGCACAGAGGCAACATGTCAACATCAGTCTTTCTTATGCAGCTCAGAGTAGGAGCGCAGGGAACTGTTGTGGCTTGTCTGACTGCTGGAATTGGATACAGTTTGCTTAAGCAGTATGTCTTCAAGTCAGATGACGACACAATCAAGAAAGACTAA